The proteins below come from a single Eremothecium sinecaudum strain ATCC 58844 chromosome II, complete sequence genomic window:
- the MIS1 gene encoding trifunctional formate-tetrahydrofolate ligase/methenyltetrahydrofolate cyclohydrolase/methylenetetrahydrofolate dehydrogenase MIS1 (Syntenic homolog of Ashbya gossypii AER178W; Syntenic homolog of Saccharomyces cerevisiae YBR084W (MIS1)) — protein MLLPSYRISPWQVAQLRCFSSCHRSRYLLLSGTKIAERIRKDAFKEVQLIKKEFPSFQPKLKIIQVGSRPDSSAYVRMKLKASKESGVECDVERLPESVTQYELLSKIKEINADRNTHGLLIQLPLPKHLDENEVTNYVDSAKDVDGFNTYNAGELAKRGGKPKFIPCTPNGCIKLIKESGIEIRGKHAVVIGRSDIVGTPVAALLKMEDATVTLTHRFTKNLPEVVGSADIVVAACGVPKYVKGSWLKEGAVVIDVGINYVEDKTAKNGRKLVGDVEFDTAKEKASYITPVPGGVGPMTVAMLVENVLIAAKRALTESTKTPEITPLPLTLKHPVPSDIDISKAMKPKHISVVSKELGILDNELEMYGHYKGKLSLDILDRLKNNKNGKYVLVAGITPTPLGEGKSTTTMGLVQALGAHLKKPAIANVRQPSMGPTFGVKGGAAGGGYAQVIPMDEFNMHLTGDIHAISAATNLLAAAIDTRMFHEATQKKHSTLYNRLVPLKNGMRKFTPSMLKRLEKLGINKTDPNSLTPDEISKFARLNINPDTITVKRVVDVNDRMLRQITIGQGSTEKGHTRTTGFDITVASELMAILALSSDLQDMRKRVGRMVIGFNYDNEPVTAEDVGCAGALTALLKDAVKPNLMQSLEGTPVLVHAGPFANISIGASSVIADKMALKLVGSENGNETGYVVTEAGFDFTMGGERFFNIKCRSSGLTPDAVVLVATVRALKLHGSAPPVKPGQPLPVEYTQENTELVSKGVANLCKQIENVKQFGVPVVVAINQFESDTDAEIQIIREAAIAAGAFDAVKSNHWAEGGKGSIELANAVIQATQQPTDFKFLYDVEDTVEQKLTTIVQRMYGGANIDISPEAQKKIDLYTSQGFGNLPICVAKTQYSLSHDANLKNVPKGFTFPIRDVRASIGAGYLYVLAAEIQTIPGLSTYAGYMNVEINDEGEIEGLF, from the coding sequence ATGCTGCTTCCTAGCTATAGAATAAGCCCTTGGCAGGTTGCTCAGCTGCGTTGTTTCTCATCATGCCATCGCTCGCGTTACCTGCTTTTATCTGGTACCAAAATAGCTGAAAGAATTCGTAAAGATGCTTTCAAAGAGGTTCAGTTAATTAAAAAGGAGTTTCCATCATTTCAGCCAAAGTTGAAGATTATACAGGTTGGTTCTAGACCGGATTCGTCTGCCTATGTTCGAATGAAATTAAAAGCGTCCAAAGAGTCTGGTGTGGAATGTGACGTGGAAAGGTTACCAGAAAGTGTCACTCAATATGAATTGCTAAGTAAAATTAAAGAGATTAATGCTGATAGAAATACCCATGGTTTACTTATCCAGCTTCCGCTTCCCAAGCATTTGGACGAAAACGAGGTAACAAATTATGTTGACAGTGCTAAAGATGTTGATGGTTTTAATACTTATAATGCTGGGGAATTAGCAAAAAGAGGTGGTAAGCCAAAATTTATTCCATGTACCCCAAATGGTTGTATTAAATTGATTAAAGAATCTGGAATTGAGATTAGGGGCAAACATGCGGTTGTGATCGGTAGATCTGATATTGTGGGAACTCCAGTTGCCGCGCTTTTGAAGATGGAAGATGCGACTGTCACATTAACACATAGATTTACTAAGAACTTACCAGAGGTTGTAGGTTCAGCAGATattgttgttgctgcttGTGGTGTTCCAAAATACGTCAAGGGGAGCTGGTTAAAGGAAGGCGCTGTGGTTATAGACGTTGGCATCAACTACGTTGAAGATAAAACGGCCAAGAATGGTAGGAAATTAGTTGGTGATGTAGAATTTGATACTGCTAAAGAGAAAGCATCTTATATTACTCCTGTTCCTGGCGGAGTTGGGCCAATGACTGTAGCGATGCTTGTTGAAAATGTTCTGATTGCAGCAAAGAGAGCGCTCACCGAATCGACCAAGACTCCGGAGATCACACCTTTACCACTTACATTAAAACATCCAGTGCCATCTGATATTGACATATCAAAAGCTATGAAACCAAAACATATTTCCGTTGTATCCAAAGAGCTTGGTATCCTAGATAACGAGCTTGAAATGTATGGGCACTATAAAGGAAAGCTATCGCTTGACATTTTGGACAGGTTGAAGAATAATAAGAATGGTAAGTACGTCCTGGTTGCGGGTATTACACCAACTCCCCTTGGAGAAGGAAAGTCTACTACTACAATGGGTCTTGTCCAAGCATTGGGTGCTCACTTGAAGAAACCTGCCATTGCAAATGTTCGGCAGCCATCTATGGGTCCAACGTTTGGGGTTAAAGGTGGTGCCGCAGGTGGTGGTTATGCACAGGTGATTCCAATGGACGAGTTTAATATGCATTTAACCGGTGACATTCATGCCATTTCTGCTGCTACCAACTTGCTAGCTGCAGCAATTGATACAAGGATGTTCCACGAAGCAACCCAAAAGAAACATAGTACCCTATACAATAGACTTGTTCCATTGAAGAATGGCATGAGAAAGTTCACACCTTCAATGCTAAAACGTTTGGAGAAATTGGGCATCAATAAAACTGATCCTAACTCATTAACTCCAGATGAGATTTCTAAGTTTGCTCGTTTAAATATTAATCCAGATACAATTACTGTAAAAAGAGTTGTCGATGTTAATGACAGAATGTTGCGTCAAATTACAATTGGACAGGGATCTACTGAGAAGGGCCATACCAGGACTACTGGGTTTGATATTACCGTAGCATCTGAATTAATGGCAATTTTGGCTTTGTCTAGCGATTTACAAGACATGAGAAAGCGCGTTGGTCGTATGGTTATTGGTTTCAATTACGACAATGAGCCTGTCACTGCTGAAGATGTGGGGTGCGCAGGTGCTCTTACTGCATTGCTAAAAGACGCTGTGAAGCCTAACTTGATGCAATCGCTCGAAGGAACACCAGTTCTTGTACATGCGGGACCATTTGCTAATATTTCTATTGGAGCTTCCTCTGTAATTGCGGACAAAATGGCTTTGAAATTGGTTGGATCAGAAAACGGTAACGAGACTGGTTATGTTGTAACTGAGGCAGGATTTGATTTCACTATGGGTGGTGAGAGATTCTTCAATATTAAATGCCGTTCTTCTGGCTTGACTCCAGATGCTGTAGTGCTAGTTGCTACTGTCAGAGCATTAAAGTTACACGGGTCTGCCCCACCAGTTAAACCAGGTCAACCACTACCAGTTGAGTATACACAGGAAAACACTGAATTGGTATCTAAAGGTGTTGCAAATCTATGTAAACAGATTGAAAACGTTAAGCAATTTGGTGTTCCAGTTGTTGTTGCAATAAACCAATTTGAGTCTGACACTGACGCTGAGATCCAAATTATAAGAGAGGCGGCAATTGCGGCTGGAGCATTCGATGCTGTGAAATCTAATCATTGGGCAGAAGGTGGTAAAGGATCAATTGAATTGGCAAATGCTGTGATCCAAGCTACTCAGCAGCCAACTGACTTCAAATTTTTGTATGATGTGGAAGATACAGTCGAGCAGAAGCTAACTACGATAGTACAGAGGATGTATGGAGGAGCTAACATTGATATTTCCCCAGAAGCACAGAAGAAAATCGACCTCTATACTTCCCAAGGCTTTGGAAACTTGCCCATCTGTGTTGCGAAGACCCAATATTCCTTATCACACGATGCAAACTTGAAGAATGTACCAAAAGGTTTCACCTTCCCTATTAGGGACGTCAGAGCATCAATTGGCGCAGGTTACCTATACGTTCTAGCTGCTGAGATACAGACAATTCCGGGTTTATCGACATACGCAGGCTACATGAATGTAGAAATTAATGATGAAGGCGAGATAGAAGGTTTGTTTTAG
- a CDS encoding 60S ribosomal protein eL19 (Syntenic homolog of Ashbya gossypii AER179C; Syntenic homolog of Saccharomyces cerevisiae YBR084C-A (RPL19A) and YBL027W (RPL19B); 1-intron in Ashbya gossypii), translated as MANLRTQKRLAASVTGVGKRKIWMDPSETSEIAQANSRRAIRKLVKAGTIVKKPTRIHSRSRTRAMAESKRNGRHTSYGKRKGTAEARLPSQVVWIRRSRVLRRLLAKYRDAGKIDRHLHHSLYKSAKGNTFKHKRALVEHIIQAKADAQREKALKEEAEARRTKNRAARERRAQRIAEKREALLKEDA; from the exons AT GGCTAACTTGAGAACTCAAAAGAGACTTGCCGCTTCTGTCACTGGTGTCGGTAAGAGAAAGATCTGGATGGATCCTTCCGAGACATCCGAAATCGCTCAAGCCAACTCCAGAAGAGCCATCAGAAAGTTGGTTAAGGCTGGTACCATCGTTAAGAAGCCTACTAGAATCCACTCTAGATCCAGAACTAGAGCTATGGCTGAGTCCAAGAGAAACGGTCGTCACACTAGTTACGGTAAGAGAAAGGGTACTGCTGAAGCTAGATTGCCATCCCAAGTTGTCTGGATCAGAAGATCGCGTGTCTTGAGAAGATTATTGGCTAAGTACAGAGATGCTGGTAAGATTGACAGACACTTGCACCACTCTTTGTACAAGTCTGCTAAGGGTAACACCTTCAAGCACAAGAGAGCTTTGGTTGAGCACATTATCCAAGCCAAGGCTGATGCTCAACGTGAAAAGGCTTTGAAGGAAGAAGCTGAGGCTAGAAGAACCAAGAACAGAGCTGCTAGAGAGAGAAGAGCTCAAAGAATCGCTGAAAAGAGAGAAGCTTTGTTGAAGGAGGATGCTTAA
- a CDS encoding uncharacterized protein (Syntenic homolog of Ashbya gossypii AER180W; Syntenic homolog of Saccharomyces cerevisiae YBL028C), giving the protein MAKSLRAKSHLNAKSIKRTAVFQKVVDERAARLAQKLKDNLLKQKEEQAKSGEAPMKMEVEQEAKKISTAGWRDARHLNYRRAKKARKNNKKGSFTKF; this is encoded by the coding sequence ATGGCGAAATCACTACGTGCCAAATCACATCTAAATGCTAAATCGATAAAGCGTACTGCTGTTTTCCAAAAAGTGGTGGATGAACGTGCTGCTCGTCTAGCCCAGAAGCTGAAGGACAATCTTTTGAAACAAAAGGAAGAGCAGGCCAAATCGGGTGAAGCTCCAATGAAAATGGAAGTAGAGCAAGAAGCCAAGAAAATTAGCACTGCAGGGTGGCGTGACGCTAGACATCTGAACTACAGACGCGCGAAGAAAGCCCGTAAGAACAATAAGAAGGGCTCTTTCACTAAGTTCTAA
- a CDS encoding uncharacterized protein (Syntenic homolog of Ashbya gossypii AER181C; Syntenic homolog of Saccharomyces cerevisiae YBL029W) yields MLYLSVEDCKFVEGGLDLVEEFEIECDVGWKLESESDMLGYPVANVPGSIGRSNSSVFSYSSNSSVGPAFGNVTALEPENGLWTPAFEERVDEFGVGGGEVDNLGMQQKGCSVGQLSPIENSEPLQVQQWQQPQDEVPQPFTGSAQGNVDGDQVSVGNSGRGGSSRNSSSSSSSSSSSSSSSSSIRGESRGAGAINSNRRVSDSRLSARGLAEVLKLNSAEEALRRERFVLDILKRELHYPLGYKTWVRDTTKEYRSEILEVLHKRVSVKYPEYDKSVLETIIRRATYYMMQSRLRRERRAKAKAKRARPACSGDLESTHTPEEPAKSNSPIL; encoded by the coding sequence ATGTTATACCTGAGCGTTGAAGATTGCAAGTTTGTGGAGGGGGGTTTGGACTTGGTGGAGGAGTTTGAAATAGAGTGCGATGTTGGCTGGAAATTGGAGTCAGAGAGTGATATGCTTGGGTACCCTGTGGCGAATGTGCCGGGAAGCATCGGGAGGTCTAATTCTTCTGTATTTTCGTACTCTAGCAATTCCAGTGTAGGACCGGCTTTTGGGAATGTGACGGCATTGGAGCCAGAGAATGGGTTGTGGACGCCTGCCTTTGAAGAGCGGGTGGACGAGTTTGGCGTTGGTGGTGGAGAGGTTGATAATTTGGGAATGCAGCAAAAGGGCTGTAGTGTGGGGCAGTTGTCTCCCATTGAGAATAGTGAGCCGTTACAAGTTCAACAGTGGCAGCAGCCGCAAGATGAGGTGCCACAGCCGTTTACGGGATCTGCACAAGGTAATGTTGATGGTGACCAGGTGAGTGTGGGAAATAGCGGCAGAGGAGGAAGTAGTAGAAATAGTAGCAGTAGCAGCAGTAGCAGtagcagcagcagcagcagcagcagcagtaTACGTGGTGAAAGCAGGGGCGCGGGCGCAATCAATAGTAACAGAAGGGTTTCAGACTCGCGGCTGTCTGCGCGAGGTCTGGCGGAGGTTTTAAAGCTGAATTCGGCTGAAGAAGCTCTGCGGCGGGAGCGGTTTGTGCTTGATATCCTTAAGCGCGAACTCCATTATCCTTTAGGTTACAAAACGTGGGTACGCGATACGACCAAGGAGTACCGCTCGGAGATCTTGGAAGTACTGCACAAGCGTGTTAGTGTCAAGTACCCTGAATATGACAAATCGGTGCTAGAGACAATTATCCGGCGCGCGACCTACTACATGATGCAATCTAGATTGCGGCGGGAGCGGAGAGCAAAGGCCAAGGCTAAGCGCGCGAGACCGGCTTGCTCCGGTGACCTTGAGTCAACTCACACACCAGAGGAGCCAGCTAAAAGTAACTCTCCAATCTTGTAG
- a CDS encoding uncharacterized protein (Syntenic homolog of Ashbya gossypii AER182W; Syntenic homolog of Saccharomyces cerevisiae YBL029C-A) produces the protein MFICLPLFIGKREWVKPYAGNEAGRYNELYCPSCRSYSVYPVKKREFVTVLFVPIIPLYWGNQLCCRVCRWNQDFDSQQQLDKVLMEQKNIREGAAAAGG, from the coding sequence ATGTTTATTTGCTTGCCGTTGTTTATCGGTAAACGCGAATGGGTGAAGCCTTACGCCGGCAACGAAGCAGGAAGGTACAATGAATTGTACTGTCCGAGTTGCAGGAGTTATAGCGTTTATCCTGTTAAGAAACGCGAATTTGTGACTGTACTCTTTGTTCCAATTATTCCATTATACTGGGGGAACCAATTGTGTTGCCGTGTATGTAGGTGGAACCAAGACTTTGATAGCCAGCAACAGTTGGACAAAGTTTTGATGGAACAGAAAAATATCAGAGAAGGCGCCGCAGCCGCAGGCGGCTAG
- a CDS encoding Zn(II)2Cys6 transcription factor (Syntenic homolog of Ashbya gossypii AER183C; Non-syntenic homolog of Saccharomyces cerevisiae YOL089C (HAL9)) → MSEMDSRVPRKRVSKACDTCRAKKIKCDGKDPCLNCEKYSLCCTYTYVMKKRQAASTRVSNRKLLGDLSSRLHRLEQLLVDVSSKLQGQDTEGQRLEGFGGNAEIHSPVAASDYDSDEVSDDVSIDKSSRQQQTRGTTDIESSPLHTASDVSDAQCLKGSQLPVLCPDKADTYFGNHSSIGIFSKRGLSYLHMAYGKSADFLLPLIRLNNFVKMNHEMFYAKFLSPRTLNLIPPWPTKEQCEELFQVFLYKVLPLYPVISPDQATAVFSRINESIEDLNITDQFLVGTIMLLAVVVKGFNTKEEINSKWDEMGNNMLIRTVNIVQSTWTSSVPDPIGYMQALIFLCIYLENSPVPRMTYLQLASAIRIGQTLGLHRRETYMNIKDPVEKRRRLDIWWWCYRYDKMFSAFTGKPSLIHEHDNTSFNDWDFYQLLHWQVYPNAGYDFQPNPPAGFELEKQLSGLLDYASKHSIHCLAQTLPYHYYKLYSIQGYAYVKLLCSKASTELSPEGRFQCIKDIVERLDTLKESLPEILKPNYNLESIAEMHAKLVLMRQADEDIPLVNHIYSKILIFYIKFYWTYTLVCCSVVQTPWVRSTLPETIKIAKPYPFLADSAENAANLLKLVDHMFSHDEHSHMLTELLMGYLCGFLSVVGSMFLQDEFELKYLLLLTQCSNTVVSVARRRRGIYTFKWAIVALVTIHILKLAVGKYNMRVSALNSDANVLDTASYTETLDSLHEMLHESCILYSNCFDDSKSAASAINMWPIKNSQPGDWFGNKNPDPSLAGTPVEGYHAGNLENLSDITLAGLPPMSNPHYVELPLFDINPNSIVEEVLANVDVDFNFDGLFLNDDALEGPRFY, encoded by the coding sequence ATGTCAGAGATGGACTCTAGAGTACCGCGGAAGCGGGTTTCAAAAGCATGTGATACTTGTCGCGCAAAGAAGATTAAATGTGACGGAAAGGATCCATGTTTGAACTGTGAGAAGTACAGCTTGTGCTGTACATACACGTATGTTATGAAGAAGCGGCAAGCGGCTTCCACCAGGGTTTCCAATCGTAAATTGCTTGGCGATCTTAGTTCGCGGCTGCACCGGTTAGAACAACTGTTGGTCGATGTTTCTTCGAAATTACAGGGTCAAGATACTGAGGGTCAAAGGTTGGAGGGTTTTGGCGGCAATGCTGAAATTCATTCGCCAGTTGCCGCGAGTGATTACGATTCCGACGAAGTTAGCGACGACGTGAGTATTGATAAGTCGTCTAGACAGCAGCAAACGCGCGGTACGACGGACATTGAGTCATCACCACTGCACACTGCATCTGATGTTTCTGACGCGCAGTGTCTGAAAGGCAGCCAGCTGCCTGTTCTATGTCCGGACAAAGCTGACACCTACTTCGGTAATCATTCTTCTATCGGGATTTTTTCAAAACGGGGCCTCTCATACTTGCATATGGCGTACGGTAAGTCTGCGGATTTTTTGCTGCCACTTATAAGACTGAACAATTTTGTTAAAATGAATCATGAAATGTTTTATGCCAAGTTTTTGTCTCCTAGAACACTGAATTTGATTCCGCCATGGCCAACGAAAGAGCAATGTGAAGAACTTTTTCAGGTCTTCCTGTATAAGGTGCTTCCATTATATCCTGTTATTTCGCCCGACCAAGCAACCGCGGTGTTTAGCAGAATAAATGAATCGATTGAAGATCTGAATATTACTGACCAATTTTTGGTGGGTACTATAATGCTGCTCGCAGTTGTAGTAAAGGGATTTAACACAAAGGAGGAGATAAACAGTAAGTGGGATGAGATGGGCAACAATATGCTGATTCGGACCGTTAATATTGTCCAATCCACGTGGACGTCCTCAGTACCTGATCCAATCGGTTACATGCAGGCCCTTATCTTCCTCTGTATATACTTGGAGAATTCCCCGGTGCCTCGGATGACTTATCTACAACTGGCAAGCGCCATCAGAATAGGCCAAACTCTCGGATTGCATCGCAGAGAGACATACATGAATATCAAAGACCCTGTTGAAAAACGCCGTCGCTTGGACATATGGTGGTGGTGCTATCGTTACGACAAGATGTTCTCCGCGTTCACAGGCAAGCCATCCCTCATACATGAACATGATAACACCTCGTTTAATGATTGGGATTTTTATCAGCTCCTGCATTGGCAAGTATACCCAAACGCCGGGTATGACTTCCAACCTAATCCTCCTGCAGGCTTTGAACTGGAAAAGCAACTTTCGGGCCTGCTAGATTACGCAAGTAAGCACAGCATCCATTGTTTGGCTCAAACACTACCATACCACTATTACAAACTGTATAGCATACAGGGTTACGCGTACGTCAAGTTGCTGTGTAGTAAAGCATCTACAGAACTAAGTCCCGAAGGTCGCTTCCAATGCATTAAAGATATTGTGGAACGGTTGGACACCCTCAAAGAGTCTCTGCCTGAAATTTTGAAACCTAATTATAACCTAGAGTCAATCGCAGAAATGCATGCCAAATTAGTCCTGATGCGGCAGGCAGATGAAGATATCCCGCTTGTTAACCATATTTACTCCAAGATTCTAATCTTTTACATCAAGTTTTACTGGACGTACACCCTAGTGTGTTGTTCCGTTGTACAGACACCTTGGGTACGATCTACTCTTCCGGAAACAATAAAGATTGCTAAGCCATATCCGTTTTTAGCCGACTCCGCGGAGAATGCAGCAAACTTACTAAAGCTGGTGGACCACATGTTTAGTCATGACGAACACAGTCACATGTTGACGGAGTTACTAATGGGCTATCTATGTGGATTCTTGTCCGTTGTGGGAAGCATGTTTCTCCAAGATGAATTTGAGCTAAAGTACCTTCTCCTCCTTACCCAATGTTCAAACACGGTAGTGTCGGTGGCAAGGCGTAGGCGCGGGATCTACACCTTTAAGTGGGCTATCGTCGCCCTGGTGACAATTcatattttgaaattgGCTGTGGGCAAGTACAATATGCGAGTATCAGCATTGAACTCGGACGCCAACGTTTTAGATACGGCCTCATATACCGAAACCCTAGACTCGCTGCACGAGATGCTCCACGAAAGCTGTATCCTCTATTCCAATTGTTTTGACGACAGCAAGTCCGCCGCATCGGCGATCAATATGTGGCCAATTAAAAACTCGCAACCCGGCGACTGGTTTGGCAATAAAAACCCTGACCCTTCGCTAGCAGGCACCCCAGTAGAGGGATACCATGCCGGTAATCTCGAAAACCTTTCAGACATTACCTTGGCGGGTCTCCCACCCATGTCTAACCCCCATTATGTGGAACTTCCGCTATTCGATATTAATCCAAACTCCATTGTTGAAGAAGTCTTGGCAAACGTCGACGTAGACTTCAATTTCGACGGTCTCTTCCTGAACGATGACGCTCTTGAAGGTCCAAGATTTTATTAA
- the PET9 gene encoding ADP/ATP carrier protein PET9 (Syntenic homolog of Ashbya gossypii AER184W; Syntenic homolog of Saccharomyces cerevisiae YBL030C (PET9) and YBR085W (AAC3)) gives MADNQSNFVLNFLMGGVSAAVCKTVAAPIERVKLLIQNQDEMIKQGTLDKRFNGMGDCFKRTFTNEGVISFWRGNTANVIRYFPTQALNFAIKDKVKAIFSVKKENGYGKWFVSNLASGGVAGGLSLLFVYSLDFARTRLAADSKSAKKGGERQFNGLIDVYKKTIASDGIAGLYRGFMPSVAGIIVYRGLYFGLFDSLKPLVLTGDMENSFLASFLLGWAVTTTAATASYPLDTVRRRMMMTSGQAVKYSGAFDAFGKIVAAEGVPSLFKGCAANIVRGVAGAGVLSLYDQLQLIMFGKKF, from the coding sequence ATGGCTGACAATCAATCTAACTTCGTTTTAAACTTTTTAATGGGTGGTGTTTCCGCCGCAGTCTGCAAGACTGTTGCTGCTCCAATTGAAAGAGTTAAGCTTTTGATCCAAAACCAAGATGAAATGATCAAGCAAGGTACTTTGGACAAGCGTTTCAACGGTATGGGTGACTGTTTCAAGAGAACTTTCACTAACGAAGGTGTCATCTCTTTCTGGAGAGGTAACACTGCTAACGTTATCCGTTACTTCCCAACTCAAGCTTTGAACTTTGCTATCAAGGACAAGGTTAAGGCTATCTTCTCTGTTAAGAAGGAAAACGGTTACGGTAAATGGTTTGTCAGCAACTTAGCATCTGGTGGTGTTGCTGGTGGTTTGTCTTTGTTGTTTGTTTACTCTTTGGATTTCGCTAGAACTAGATTGGCTGCTGACAGTAAGTCTGCTAAGAAGGGTGGTGAACGTCAATTCAACGGTTTGATTGATGTTTACAAGAAGACCATTGCTAGCGATGGTATTGCTGGTTTGTACAGAGGTTTCATGCCATCTGTTGCAGGTATTATTGTTTACAGAGGTTTGTACTTCGGTTTGTTTGACAGTTTGAAGCCATTGGTCTTGACCGGTGACATGGAGAACTCCTTCCTTGCTTCCTTCCTATTGGGTTGGGCCGTTACCACCACTGCTGCTACTGCTTCTTACCCATTGGACACTGTTAGAAGAAGAATGATGATGACTTCCGGTCAAGCCGTTAAGTACAGCGGTGCCTTCGACGCTTTCGGTAAGATCGTTGCTGCTGAGGGTGTTCCATCCTTGTTCAAGGGTTGTGCTGCTAACATCGTCAGAGGTGTTGCCGGTGCCGGTGTCTTGTCCTTGTACGACCAATTGCAGCTAATCATGTTCGGTAAGAAGTTCTAA
- the SHE1 gene encoding She1p (Syntenic homolog of Ashbya gossypii AER185C; Syntenic homolog of Saccharomyces cerevisiae YBL031W (SHE1)) has protein sequence MLPMQNPSSHGGFPQQYVETNQKIIEELGVSNRLGKTVLNELDYRATNLIANLSPLVIPVNAGHSDAVHQSRSGYGSRFESIHGELIQNMDSIDTHYAVKRNRHGLDVPATPKQYTTIEDAISSASSNNNEDREAVLYSKRARNVMGNAVERLTNSPITDITRRIRRLRMHMSTPREHHREKERQRRRSSIMRQSLASGGEKENNIPRSKGYNNLYNEFKNDRSSLTSSKGNDVHFPTFAKPTITSIKKMNNGSAKGVPDSGSVFSTKREPPASSSPSSTSSIFTHTTRQHSTSRQNLSASTGFLSGGFSGGNRSSSRIRSCEGDGNISGNLSGSSGISCTDHIDGTSAPRSSNYTFGSDNGKSKPKVIASKSVFERLYNSSSGSTNQKPSTIRKSKTQGDLAYIRGSKHNENGPSLSYESNFSTRNGNGVSTISKSTTMGDLKSAKAKGHLTVRPGSAHKYGSTYDLATGTIGSSANASSKKPLWR, from the coding sequence ATGTTGCCAATGCAAAATCCATCATCGCACGGCGGCTTCCCCCAGCAGTATGTGGAAACCAATCAGAAGATAATAGAAGAGCTTGGTGTCTCTAATCGCCTGGGAAAAACTGTTCTCAATGAGTTGGATTATAGGGCGACGAATTTAATAGCCAACCTAAGTCCTTTAGTGATTCCCGTTAATGCAGGACATTCTGACGCAGTGCATCAGTCGAGGTCAGGTTATGGGTCAAGATTTGAAAGTATTCATGGGGAACTGATTCAAAATATGGATTCAATCGATACACATTATGCGGTAAAACGTAATCGTCATGGGTTAGACGTGCCGGCCACGCCCAAGCAATATACAACAATCGAAGACGCTATATCATCTGCATCGTCCAATAACAATGAAGATAGAGAAGCTGTGCTATATAGTAAGCGAGCCCGGAACGTGATGGGTAACGCTGTGGAACGATTAACCAATAGCCCAATTACGGACATAACAAGGCGTATACGAAGACTAAGAATGCATATGAGTACTCCGAGAGAGCACCACCGGGAAAAGGAGAGACAAAGGCGCAGATCATCAATAATGCGTCAGTCTTTAGCTTCCGGTGGCGAGAAGGAAAATAATATACCTAGGTCTAAGGGGTATAACAATCTTTACAACGAGTTTAAGAATGATAGAAGTTCGTTAACTTCTTCGAAAGGTAATGATGTGCATTTTCCAACGTTTGCAAAACCTACGATTACTTCAATAAAGAAAATGAATAATGGGTCTGCCAAAGGTGTACCTGATTCGGGATCTGTATTTTCCACGAAAAGAGAACCTCCCGCATCTTCATCACCATCATCCACATCTTCAATTTTTACTCATACAACAAGACAGCATAGTACATCAAGGCAGAACCTATCGGCATCAACGGGGTTTCTATCAGGGGGGTTTTCAGGAGGAAACCGTTCTAGTTCTAGAATTCGCTCATGCGAAGGTGATGGAAATATCAGTGGGAATTTAAGTGGCAGTAGTGGCATAAGCTGTACTGATCATATTGATGGCACCTCTGCTCCAAGATCTAGCAATTACACTTTCGGTAGTGACAACGGAAAATCAAAACCTAAAGTCATTGCTTCAAAAAGCGTGTTTGAGAGATTATACAATAGCTCATCGGGTTCCACCAACCAGAAACCATCCACTATTCGTAAGTCGAAGACCCAAGGGGACCTAGCTTACATCAGGGGCTCCAAACATAATGAAAATGGACCAAGCTTATCCTATGAAAGTAATTTTAGCACTCGAAACGGTAATGGTGTTAGTACTATATCAAAATCAACCACCATGGGAGATTTAAAGTCAGCTAAGGCAAAAGGACATTTGACAGTACGTCCGGGTAGCGCACATAAATATGGCTCGACGTATGATCTCGCAACAGGGACTATTGGAAGCTCTGCCAACGCAAGCAGTAAAAAGCCATTATGGAGATAA